The Benincasa hispida cultivar B227 chromosome 11, ASM972705v1, whole genome shotgun sequence genome has a segment encoding these proteins:
- the LOC120090233 gene encoding receptor-like kinase TMK3 has translation MEDVKTELVLALLLAVISVGFGATDPNDLAVLNDFRKGLENPELLKWPPKDNDPCGNKWPYVFCHGSRVSQIQVQGFGLKGPLPQNFNQLSMLWNIGLQKNQFSGPLPSFSGLKNLQYAFLDYNNFTSIPADFFTGLDSLEVLALDGNNFNGSSGWMFPPALSNSAQLMNLTCMSCNLVGPLPDFLGSMSSLSVLSLSNNRLTGGIPASFKGMILTRFWLNNQVGDGMSGSIDVVTTMTSLNSLWLHGNHFSGTIPDNIGDLSLLQDLNLNGNEFVGLIPKSLGDMSLSRLDLNNNNFMGPIPKFKASKVSYSSNQFCQTEEGVACAPQVMALIEFLGAMGYPLRLVSSWTGNDPCEGPWLGLNCRSGDVSVINLPKFNLNGTLSPSLANLVSLAEIRLQNNNLSGSIPSNWTGLKSLTLLDVSGNNISPPVPQFSGTVKLATGGNPLLAGKQSPSSGIGGSPPSDSQSSPNTEPGSNSGNGIGQTPTRSKASIIVSTVVPVVSVVVVAFVAIPLCIYLCKKGKRNGQAPSSLVIHPRDPSDPNNLVKIVVANNTNNTTSTASGSGLGSRNDSGVGDSHVIETGNLVISVQVLRNVTNNFSSENELGRGGFGVVYRGELDDGTKIAVKRMESGVISSKALDEFQSEIAVLSKVRHRHLVSLLGYSISGNERLLVYEYMSEGALSKHLFHWKSFKLEPLSWKRRLNIALDVARGMEYLHSLAHQSFIHRDLKSSNILLGDDFRAKVSDFGLVKLAPDGERSVVTRLAGTFGYLAPEYAVTGKITTKADVFSFGVVLMELLTGLMALDEDRSEESQYLAAWFWHIKSNKEKLMAAVDPALGCKEDISESICIIAELAGHCTAREPTQRPDMGHAVNVLAPLVEKWKPIDDDTEEYSGIDYSLPLNQMVKGWQESEGSDFSYVDLQDSKGSIPSRPTGFADSFTSVDGR, from the exons ATGGAAGACGTTAAAACAGAGCTTGTTCTAGCACTCCTTCTTGCTGTGATTTCTGTGGGGTTTGGCGCTACCGACCCCAATGATCTTGCTGTTCTCAATGACTTTAGAAAAGGGTTGGAAAATCCAGAGCTCTTAAAATGGCCGCCCAAAGATAACGACCCATGTGGCAACAAATGGCCCTATGTGTTCTGCCATGGTTCGAGGGTTTCCCAAATTCAGGTCCAAGGTTTTGGACTGAAGGGCCCTTTGCCACAGAATTTCAATCAGCTTTCTATGCTCTGGAACATCGGTCTTCAGAAGAATCAATTCTCCGGTCCCTTGCCATCGTTCAGTGGCCTGAAGAATCTCCAGTACGCGTTCCTTGATTACAACAATTTCACTTCGATTCCGGCTGATTTTTTCACGGGCCTCGATAGTTTAGAAGTTCTTGCTCTCGATGGGAATAATTTCAATGGTAGTTCTGGGTGGATGTTTCCACCGGCGCTGAGCAATTCAGCTCAGTTGATGAATCTTACTTGTATGAGTTGTAATTTGGTTGGTCCCTTGCCGGACTTTCTTGGCTCTATGTCCTCTTTATCTGTGTTGTCGCTTTCTAACAATAGACTCACCGGTGGAATTCCGGCGAGTTTTAAGGGTATGATATTGACGAGGTTTTGGTTGAATAatcaagtgggagatggaatgAGTGGTTCTATTGATGTGGTGACGACGATGACCTCGTTGAATAGTTTGTGGCTCCATGGGAATCATTTCTCAGGGACTATTCCAGATAACATTGGGGATTTGAGTCTTCTACAGGATCTGAATCTGAATGGTAATGAATTTGTTGGTTTGATTCCAAAGAGTTTAGGTGATATGAGTTTAAGTCGTTTAGATTTGAACAATAACAATTTCATGGGTCCAATCCCAAAGTTTAAAGCATCAAAAGTGAGTTATTCTTCAAACCAGTTCTGTCAAACTGAGGAAGGGGTTGCTTGTGCCCCTCAAGTCATGGCGCTGATCGAGTTTCTCGGCGCCATGGGTTACCCTTTAAGGCTTGTCTCTTCTTGGACTGGGAATGATCCATGTGAAGGCCCATGGCTGGGATTGAACTGCAGATCTGGGGATGTCTCTGTCATTAACTTACCAAAGTTCAATTTGAATGGGACCTTGAGTCCATCACTTGCAAATTTAGTTTCTCTTGCTGAGATTCGACTTCAGAACAACAATTTGAGTGGTTCGATTCCATCAAATTGGACTGGTTTAAAGTCTCTTACTTTGTTGGATGTAAGTGGGAATAACATCTCCCCTCCTGTGCCACAATTCAGTGGCACTGTGAAGCTTGCTACTGGTGGCAACCCATTGTTAGCTGGTAAGCAATCCCCATCGTCGGGAATTGGAGGTTCACCTCCTTCTGATAGCCAGTCTTCTCCAAATACAGAACCGGGTTCTAATTCTGGTAATGGGATAGGACAAACACCTACTCGTTCCAAGGCATCTATAATAGTTTCTACTGTAGTTCCTGTTGTAAGTGTGGTAGTTGTTGCTTTTGTTGCTATTCCTCTGTGTATATATTTGTGTAAGAAGGGGAAACGCAATGGCCAGGCTCCAAGTTCTCTGGTCATTCATCCAAGAGATCCATCTGATCCCAACAATTTGGTTAAGATTGTTGTTGCCAATAACACAAATAATACTACATCTACCGCCTCGGGAAGCGGTTTGGGAAGCAGAAACGACAGTGGAGTTGGTGATTCTCATGTCATTGAAACTGGAAATCTAGTCATATCTGTACAAGTTCTACGAAACGTGACAAATAATTTTTCTTCAGAGAATGAGCTCGGTCGTGGCGGATTCGGAGTAGTTTATAGGGGAGAATTAGATGATGGAACAAAAATAGCAGTCAAAAGAATGGAGTCAGGTGTAATTAGCAGCAAAGCATTGGATGAGTTCCAATCTGAAATTGCAGTTCTTTCGAAGGTACGGCATCGTCATTTGGTATCGCTGTTAGGATATTCAATTTCAGGAAATGAGAGACTTCTCGTTTACGAGTATATGTCTGAAGGGGCTCTCAGCAAGCATCTGTTTCATTGGAAAAGCTTTAAGCTCGAGCCTCTTTCTTGGAAGAGGAGGTTAAACATTGCCTTGGATGTTGCTAGAGGGATGGAGTATCTTCATAGTTTAGCCCATCAGAGCTTCATCCACCGGGATCTCAAATCTTCAAATATCTTACTTGGTGACGATTTTAGAGCAAAAGTTTCTGATTTTGGATTGGTTAAGCTAGCACCTGATGGTGAAAGATCTGTAGTAACCAGACTTGCAGGGACATTTGGTTACTTGGCGCCAGAATATGCTG TGACAGGTAAAATTACTACCAAAGCCGACGTGTTTAGTTTCGGTGTTGTGCTAATGGAGCTATTGACTGGACTAATGGCTCTCGATGAAGATAGATCTGAAGAAAGTCAATATCTTGCTGCGTGGTTCTGGCATATAAAATCAAACAAGGAGAAGCTGATGGCTGCTGTGGATCCAGCCTTGGGTTGTAAAGAAGATATATCTGAAAGCATTTGCATAATTGCTGAATTAGCTGGACATTGCACTGCAAGGGAGCCTACCCAACGACCTGATATGGGTCATGCTGTAAATGTCCTTGCTCCACTCGTTGAGAAATGGAAGCCAATTGACGACGACACAGAGGAGTACTCTGGAATCGACTATAGCCTACCCCTTAACCAAATGGTGAAGGGTTGGCAAGAATCCGAAGGGAGCGATTTCAGTTATGTCGATCTGCAAGACAGTAAGGGTAGCATACCATCAAGGCCAACTGGGTTTGCAGATTCATTCACTTCGGTCGATGGTCGTTGA